From the genome of Francisella tularensis subsp. tularensis:
GCAAACATGTCCTATCATATCTAACTGCTTGGATCAGTTTAAAAAGCTCAATCATATCATTAGGAAACTGCTTAAGCTTATCTATACTAAACTCCTCAACACTAGGACTCTTGCTATACTCATCGCCTACTAAATCATCATTAGGAAAAGATTTTTTATTAATATCAAAATTAGGTTTCTTCATAGAAAATAATCAAGGATTTGAAAGTTAATGAAATTATATATGAGGTAATCTACCAAAGGCTACTAATAATTGCAACGCAATAATACCAAGACCGCTAAATAATATCAAAGATAAATATAGTTTACTAAGAATATCATTTTTACCCTGTTTAGTTCTTATAGCCCAAACCATCATCGCAGGCTGCACTATCAGTAACACTGAAACAAAGATACTAGCATAGCCTAGAGCAGCTATAAAACTATTGACAAAATATATCGCAAATATAAGCGGTGGTAATAATGTTATCACCAAAGTCAGTAATTTTTTCCTGATATCTAAACCATAAAGATCTCTGTTAAAAGAGAATAAAGCTAAAGCAACTCCCAAAAAAGATGTAATAATTGCAAAGTTCTCAAAAAGTCTTATAAAAACTAATGGACCATTCTGTCCTAAACCTTGGTACGCTTCGGCTAAAGTCTCTCCTGCTTTACTCAACGCTATGAAGCCATTGTTTCCATATAGACTTACAGTTCCAAGCGTAGCTACAACCCATACCAAATAAACAAGCAATGGTGCTAGTGCTCCAATAGCGACTGTTCTTTTGAAGACAATATCATTCTCAAAGTAGTTCCTAATTGCTGGGATAACAATATGAAAACCAAATGATGTGACAAGTATTGGAATAGCAAACCAAACATACTCTACTCCTAAAACTTTATTTTCTAGTAAAGAAGTGCTAATTTGTGGTGCAACAAATGCAATAAATAAAATAAAAGCTAATACTTTTAAACTTAAAAATAATTCATTAACACTAAATACTACTTTGATACCTTTATATATAAAAAAACCAAATATCAAACAGAATAGTAACTTTGCTAAGCTAGCATTCTCTAGATTTAACCAACAAAGTATGTATGTTTGAAAAAGTTGCCCGCCCATAAAAATATAAGCCGTAAGTAACGAATATAATAATAATAGATAAAATAACAAATTCAATACTCTACCAGGCTTGCCTAATATATTATGTGTAATAGAATCCATATCTGTACCTAAAGGCTGAGAAATATTCGCCTCGATAATCAATAAAGCAGTTGCATACATAATTATCCAAACAAGAAATAAAGCCGCAACTGCATAATTAAACCCGACTGCTGCTACTGCAAAAGGAATCCCAAGCATACCTGCGCCAATAGCTGTTCCAGCTATAATTGCTATAGCGCCAATTTGCTTAACTTTTGAGACTCGTTTCATTATTTAACCTTAAAAACACTAAATTATACCAATTTTAATAATTTAATGTAAATAAACATCAACCAATCACTTATTCTAATTACATAGGAAATTAAGTCAAACATAAGACCAATCTTCTGCTAGAATTCTAGCTTGATTTTAAGAACAAATAACTACAAACTTAACTCATATTTTTTGACCTTTAGTTATTATGAGTATTCAAAGAAAAGCTATTCTAGCACTTTTTATAGTTACGATATTTTGGGGAATAACATTTCCATTAATAAAAATTTCTCTTGCGTATATTTCACCTGGGCTTTTTGTAGCTATTAGACTTAGTTTGTCATGCTTATTATTTTTACCTTTAATTTTGAGAGCCAAATTCAACAACAAACTCTATTTGCTAAAAGTTGGGGCAATATTTGGCTCACTCGAGGGTTTAAGTTTTTATTTCCAAACACATGGACTATATACAGTATCATCAAGCCAATCGGCATTTTTGACTGCTTTGAGTGTAGTTATGATTCCTTTTATTGGTAGTCTTTTCAAAGTCGATCGCTTAACAATATATGGTATCATAGCCTCTTGTGTCTCATTGATAGGAATCTATGCTCTATCTGGTGCAAGTTTTGACAACTTTACTATTGGCTACCTTTGGTCAGTGCTATGTGCTTTAATGTATGCTATATCCGTTGTATATCTAAGCTATGAAACTAGAAAAGATCACCGTAGCGAAGCTTTTAGAGATTTACGCCTACTCATAATTTTACAAATAGCCTTTGGTATACCTCTACCACTAATTACTGATATATCATCTTTTATATACTTACATTTTAATTACATACTAATAATTGCGCTGACATTTTGTGCAATTTCAACTATTACCTGCTACTACTTACAAAATACTTATCAAAAACACCTAAGCATGTCTCAAG
Proteins encoded in this window:
- a CDS encoding amino acid permease, which encodes MKRVSKVKQIGAIAIIAGTAIGAGMLGIPFAVAAVGFNYAVAALFLVWIIMYATALLIIEANISQPLGTDMDSITHNILGKPGRVLNLLFYLLLLYSLLTAYIFMGGQLFQTYILCWLNLENASLAKLLFCLIFGFFIYKGIKVVFSVNELFLSLKVLAFILFIAFVAPQISTSLLENKVLGVEYVWFAIPILVTSFGFHIVIPAIRNYFENDIVFKRTVAIGALAPLLVYLVWVVATLGTVSLYGNNGFIALSKAGETLAEAYQGLGQNGPLVFIRLFENFAIITSFLGVALALFSFNRDLYGLDIRKKLLTLVITLLPPLIFAIYFVNSFIAALGYASIFVSVLLIVQPAMMVWAIRTKQGKNDILSKLYLSLILFSGLGIIALQLLVAFGRLPHI
- a CDS encoding DMT family transporter; this encodes MSIQRKAILALFIVTIFWGITFPLIKISLAYISPGLFVAIRLSLSCLLFLPLILRAKFNNKLYLLKVGAIFGSLEGLSFYFQTHGLYTVSSSQSAFLTALSVVMIPFIGSLFKVDRLTIYGIIASCVSLIGIYALSGASFDNFTIGYLWSVLCALMYAISVVYLSYETRKDHRSEAFRDLRLLIILQIAFGIPLPLITDISSFIYLHFNYILIIALTFCAISTITCYYLQNTYQKHLSMSQVAVIFSFEPIFATIFGKLINNEKIYLSTIIGGTLILTSYFIIEIGNRKRQSKP